In Kwoniella pini CBS 10737 chromosome 2, complete sequence, a single genomic region encodes these proteins:
- a CDS encoding cysteine desulfurase IscS gives MNPIRPLIHASRLRSISSASTSSFSRISRRTLVTPTDPVRATVSNVTPKHVREDPGELDGGDVVANDIEGGKEMFGFKLNPVETKTGGHAKSTGRPIYLDMQATTPMDPRVLDKMLPLFTEQYGNPHSRTHAYGWEAEAAVDEARQHVANLVGAQEKDIVFTSGATESNNMIIKGIAKFHQGKRRHIITTQTEHKCVLDSCRWLSTQGFEITYLPVLPNGLISLNDLKEALRPDTSLISIMAVNNEIGVIQPLKEISDTLKAYAKENGCQKAFFHTDAAQAIGKIEIDVEKMGIDAMSISGHKLYGPKGIGAAYVRRRPRVRLEPLIHGGGQERGLRSGTVPAPLVVGLGEACRLATQEMANDHARVKELSDRLINGITSQVDHIVRNGDPSGYPGCVNLSFAYVEGESLLMALKDIALSSGSACTSASLEPSYVLRALGAAEDMAHSSLRFGIGRFTTEAEIDLVIDRIVSVVNRLREMSPLWEMVQEGIDISKIEWSQ, from the exons ATGAACCCTATACGCCCACTTATACATGCGTCGAGACTTCGATCTATATCGTCCGCCTCcacctcttctttctctcgGATTTCAAGGAGGACACTAGTAACACCTACCGATCCAGTACGAGCAACAGTATCAAATGTCACTCCTAAACATGTTCGAGAAGATCCAGGAGAATTAGACGGTGGAGACGTAGTGGCAAATGACATCgaaggtggaaaag AAATGTTTGGATTCAAGCTAAATCCTGTAGAGACTAAAACAGGAGGTCATGCAAAATCCACTGGTCGACCAATTTATCTAGATATGCAAGCTACTACACCTATGGATCCAAGAGTATTAGATAAAATGTTACCTCTTTTTACAGAGCAATATGGAAATCCGCATTCTAGGACACATGCTTATGGTTgggaagctgaagctgctgttgatgaagctCGTCAACATGTTGCCAATCTCGTCGGAGCacaagaaaaagatattGTATTTACCAGTGGAGCAACAGAGAGTAATAATATGATTATCAAAGGTATTGCTAAGTTCCACCAAGGGAAAAGAAGGCATATTATCACTACTCAAACC GAGCACAAATGTGTTCTTGACTCATGCCGATGGCTCTCCACACAAGGCTTTGAGATCACTTATCTCCCTGTCCTTCCTAACGGTTTAATATCCCTCAACGACCTCAAAGAAGCTCTTCGACCAGATACATCTTTGATCTCAATAATGGCAGTCAACAACGAGATTGGAGTAATTCAACCACTGAAGGAGATCTCAGATACGCTCAAAGCATATGCGAAAGAGAACGGATGTCAAAAAGCATTTTTCCATACAGATGCTGCGCAAGCAATCGGAAAGATCGAAATTGACGTTGAGAAAATGGGTATCGACGCTATGTCGATCTCTGGACATAAACTTTATGGACCTAAAGGTATTGGAGCTGCTTATGTCAGAAGAAGACCTAGAGTACGATTAGAACCTCTTATACATGGTGGTGGACAAGAAAGAGGTTTGAGATCAGGTACCGTTCCTGCTCCATTGGTTGTAGGTCTTGGTGAAGCTTGTAGATTGGCTACTCAAGAGATGGCAAATGATCATGCCCGGGTGAAGGAGTTGTCTGATCGATTGATCAATGGAATAACGAGTCAAGTGGACCATATTGTTAGAAATGGTGATCCATCTGGATACCCTGGATGTGTCAACTTATCTTTCGCTtatgttgaaggtgaatcgTTATTGATGGCtctgaag GACATTGCTCTTTCATCCGGATCAGCTTGTacttcagcttctcttGAACCCTCATACGTATTACGAGCATTAGGAGCAGCAGAAGATATGGCTCACTCATCATTACGATTCGGTATTGGACGATTCACAACTGAAGCAGAAATCGACTTAGTCATTGATCGAATAGTCAGCGTTGTCAATCGATTAAGAGAGATGAGTCCATTATGGGAAATGGTACAAGAAGGTATAGACATCAGCAAGATCGAATGGTCTCAGTGA